A genomic window from Streptomyces sp. 846.5 includes:
- a CDS encoding TetR/AcrR family transcriptional regulator, translating to MAKTSMRMTAEERRESVIHASMIEFAERGYNGTSTQAIADRVGVSQPYLFRLFPNKRALFEAAVRRCMEDVRDAFLKAAEGLEGKEAREAMGFAYFDMITDRSRLLMQMQMYVSTFAAESAGDTEVGEAVRDMWVDLWDSVSAAAGMTPEETTSFFAEGMLINALVAMGFPPEHRIWEGCLKSDGC from the coding sequence GCGGCGCGAGAGCGTCATCCACGCCTCCATGATCGAGTTTGCCGAGCGCGGTTACAACGGCACCTCCACCCAGGCGATCGCCGATCGGGTCGGCGTCTCCCAGCCCTATCTGTTCCGGCTCTTCCCCAACAAGCGGGCGCTGTTCGAGGCCGCGGTCCGGCGCTGCATGGAGGACGTCAGGGATGCCTTCCTCAAGGCGGCCGAGGGACTGGAGGGCAAGGAGGCCCGGGAGGCCATGGGGTTCGCCTACTTCGACATGATCACCGACCGCAGCCGGCTGCTGATGCAGATGCAGATGTACGTCTCCACCTTCGCCGCCGAATCGGCGGGCGACACCGAGGTTGGGGAGGCGGTCCGGGACATGTGGGTCGACCTCTGGGACTCGGTGTCGGCAGCGGCCGGGATGACCCCGGAGGAGACCACCAGCTTCTTCGCCGAAGGGATGCTGATCAACGCGCTGGTCGCGATGGGCTTCCCGCCGGAGCACCGGATCTGGGAGGGCTGCCTGAAGTCCGACGGCTGCTAG
- a CDS encoding pyridoxal phosphate-dependent aminotransferase, whose protein sequence is MSAAFPHPDPSIRPADRRVSARIGAIAESATLAVDAKAKALKAAGRPVIGFGAGEPDFPTPGYIVDAAVAACRDPKNHRYTPAGGLPELKAAIAAKTLRDSGWAVDASQVLVTNGGKQAIYEAFAAILDPGDEVIVPAPYWTTYPESIQLAGGVAVDVVADETTGYKVSVEQLEAARTENTKVLLFVSPSNPTGAVYTRAEVEAVGRWAAEHGLWVLTDEIYEHLVYGDAEFVSLPVAVPELAGKCIVVNGVAKTYAMTGWRVGWVIGPQDVIKAATNLQSHATSNVSNVAQVAALAAVSGDLTAVDEMKVAFDRRRKTIVRMLNEIAGVVCPEPEGAFYVYPSVKDLLDKEIRGRRAKSSAELAALILDEAEVAVVPGEAFGTPGYLRLSYALGDEDLVEGVSRLQRLLGEARD, encoded by the coding sequence ATGAGCGCTGCGTTTCCCCACCCAGACCCCAGCATCCGTCCGGCCGACCGTCGGGTCTCGGCCCGTATCGGCGCCATCGCGGAGTCCGCGACCCTCGCCGTCGACGCCAAGGCCAAGGCCCTCAAGGCCGCCGGGCGTCCGGTGATCGGCTTCGGCGCCGGCGAGCCCGACTTCCCGACGCCCGGCTACATCGTGGACGCGGCCGTGGCCGCCTGCCGCGACCCCAAGAACCACCGGTACACCCCGGCCGGCGGGCTGCCCGAGCTCAAGGCCGCCATCGCGGCGAAGACCCTGCGGGATTCGGGCTGGGCCGTCGACGCCTCGCAGGTGCTGGTGACCAACGGCGGCAAGCAGGCCATCTACGAGGCCTTCGCCGCGATCCTGGACCCGGGCGACGAGGTCATCGTGCCCGCGCCGTACTGGACCACCTACCCGGAGTCGATCCAGCTGGCGGGCGGTGTCGCGGTCGACGTGGTCGCCGACGAGACCACCGGTTACAAGGTGTCGGTGGAGCAGCTGGAGGCCGCGCGCACCGAGAACACCAAGGTGCTGCTGTTCGTCTCGCCCTCCAACCCGACCGGTGCCGTCTACACCCGCGCCGAGGTGGAGGCGGTGGGCCGCTGGGCGGCTGAGCACGGCCTCTGGGTGCTGACCGACGAGATCTACGAGCACCTCGTCTACGGCGACGCGGAGTTCGTCTCGCTGCCGGTGGCGGTGCCGGAGCTGGCCGGCAAGTGCATCGTGGTCAACGGCGTCGCCAAGACCTATGCGATGACCGGCTGGCGGGTCGGGTGGGTGATCGGCCCGCAGGACGTGATCAAGGCGGCGACCAACCTGCAGTCGCACGCGACCTCCAATGTGAGCAATGTCGCGCAGGTCGCGGCGCTGGCGGCGGTGTCGGGGGACCTGACCGCGGTGGACGAGATGAAGGTGGCCTTCGACCGGCGCCGGAAGACGATCGTGCGGATGCTGAACGAGATCGCCGGGGTGGTCTGCCCGGAGCCCGAGGGCGCGTTCTACGTGTACCCCTCGGTGAAGGACCTGCTGGACAAGGAGATCCGGGGCCGGCGGGCGAAGTCGTCCGCGGAGCTGGCCGCGCTGATCCTGGACGAGGCCGAGGTCGCGGTGGTGCCGGGCGAGGCCTTCGGCACGCCCGGGTACCTGCGGCTGTCGTACGCGCTGGGCGACGAGGACCTGGTCGAGGGCGTCTCCCGGCTGCAGCGGCTGCTCGGCGAGGCCCGGGACTGA
- the rplK gene encoding 50S ribosomal protein L11 has product MPPKKKKVTGLIKLQINAGAANPAPPVGPALGQHGVNIMEFCKAYNAATESQRGMVVPVEITVYEDRSFTFITKTPPAARLILKAAGVEKGSGEPHKTKVAKITAAQVREIATTKLPDLNANSLEQADKIIAGTARSMGITVEG; this is encoded by the coding sequence ATGCCTCCCAAGAAGAAGAAGGTCACGGGGCTTATCAAGCTCCAGATCAACGCCGGTGCGGCCAACCCCGCGCCGCCCGTCGGCCCTGCCCTGGGTCAGCACGGCGTCAACATCATGGAGTTCTGCAAGGCCTACAACGCCGCGACCGAGTCGCAGCGTGGCATGGTCGTGCCGGTGGAGATCACGGTCTACGAAGACCGCTCCTTCACCTTCATCACCAAGACTCCGCCGGCCGCCAGGCTGATCCTCAAGGCCGCAGGCGTGGAGAAGGGCTCCGGCGAGCCGCACAAGACCAAGGTCGCCAAGATCACGGCTGCCCAGGTCCGCGAGATCGCCACCACCAAGCTGCCCGACCTGAACGCCAACTCCCTGGAGCAGGCCGACAAGATCATCGCGGGCACCGCCCGTTCGATGGGCATCACCGTCGAGGGCTGA
- the nusG gene encoding transcription termination/antitermination protein NusG — protein sequence MSESHLYDAAQAPEADEAVESADAAEQDASAWAEADDSAEQIIENADGDEDEVEAADAADGESAEEEALTVVTADESEALEAAEEAEAEVDEADVEEVEVDPIVAFREELRTAPGEWYVIHTYAGYENRVKSNLEQRAVSLNVEDYIYQAEVPQEEVVQIKNGERKTTRQNKLPGYVLVRMDLTNESWGVVRNTPGVTGFVGNAYDPYPLTLDEVVKMLAPEVERAAAREAGRPVQVNSSDIQVLDFEVGDSVTVTDGPFATLQATINEINPDSKKVKGLVEIFGRETPVELSFDQIAKND from the coding sequence GTGTCTGAGTCCCACCTGTACGACGCCGCGCAGGCCCCCGAGGCTGACGAAGCCGTCGAGTCGGCCGACGCTGCGGAGCAGGACGCGTCTGCGTGGGCCGAGGCCGACGACTCCGCCGAGCAGATCATCGAAAACGCCGATGGTGACGAAGACGAGGTCGAGGCTGCCGACGCCGCCGACGGCGAGTCCGCCGAGGAGGAGGCGCTGACCGTGGTCACCGCCGACGAGTCCGAGGCCCTCGAAGCGGCCGAGGAGGCCGAAGCCGAGGTCGACGAGGCCGACGTCGAGGAGGTCGAGGTCGACCCGATCGTCGCCTTCCGCGAGGAACTGCGCACGGCCCCCGGCGAGTGGTACGTGATCCACACCTACGCCGGCTACGAGAACCGGGTGAAGTCCAACCTGGAGCAGCGCGCCGTCTCGCTCAACGTCGAGGACTACATCTACCAGGCCGAGGTGCCCCAGGAAGAGGTCGTCCAGATCAAGAACGGCGAGCGCAAGACGACCCGCCAGAACAAGCTCCCCGGCTACGTGCTGGTGCGCATGGACCTCACCAACGAGTCCTGGGGCGTGGTCCGCAACACCCCAGGCGTCACCGGCTTCGTCGGCAACGCCTACGACCCGTACCCGCTGACCCTGGACGAGGTCGTCAAGATGCTCGCTCCCGAGGTCGAGCGCGCCGCGGCCCGCGAGGCCGGCCGTCCGGTGCAGGTCAACTCCTCCGACATCCAGGTCCTGGACTTCGAGGTCGGCGACTCGGTCACCGTCACCGACGGCCCCTTCGCCACCCTCCAGGCGACGATCAACGAGATCAATCCGGACTCCAAGAAGGTCAAGGGCCTCGTCGAGATCTTCGGCCGGGAGACCCCGGTCGAGCTCTCCTTCGACCAGATCGCCAAGAACGACTGA
- the secE gene encoding preprotein translocase subunit SecE: MTETVGSTATPDSGNAADEQSETLSRRDRKRANRAAGKDGKKKRGDRPNIFARVALFYRQIIAELRKVVWPSRNDLTTYTTVVVVFVVVIMALVYGLDTGFSSLAKLIFA, encoded by the coding sequence GTGACGGAGACCGTGGGCTCCACCGCGACACCTGACAGTGGTAACGCGGCGGACGAACAGAGCGAGACTCTGTCCCGCCGCGACCGCAAGCGTGCCAACAGGGCCGCAGGCAAGGACGGCAAGAAGAAGCGTGGGGACCGCCCCAACATCTTCGCCCGAGTCGCGCTTTTCTACCGGCAGATCATCGCCGAGCTGCGCAAGGTCGTCTGGCCGAGCCGCAATGACCTCACCACCTACACCACGGTCGTCGTGGTCTTCGTCGTGGTGATCATGGCTCTGGTCTACGGCCTGGACACCGGCTTCTCGTCGCTCGCCAAGCTCATCTTCGCCTGA
- a CDS encoding adenosine deaminase yields MEQVPTAPAVRDVRLLPKAHLHLHFTGSMRPATLLELADKHGVHLPEALSSGTPPKLRATDERGWFRFQRLYDMARSVLRDEDDIRRLVHEAAEDERADGSGWLEIQVDPTSYAPRLGGLIPAIELILGAVQDASRATGVGIRILIAANRMKHPLDARTLARLAIRYADRGVVGFGLSNDERRGMARDFDRAFAIAREGGLLAAPHGGELAGPSSVRDCLDDLGAGRIGHGVRAAEDPRLMQRLADRQITCEVCPASNVALGVYEKPEDVPLRTLFEAGVPMALGADDPLLFGSRLAEQYESARTVHGFSDAELAELARQSVRGSRAPDTAKKELLAGVDSWLVS; encoded by the coding sequence ATGGAACAGGTACCCACCGCGCCGGCCGTCCGCGATGTTCGTCTGCTGCCCAAGGCCCATCTGCATCTGCACTTCACCGGCTCCATGCGTCCGGCCACGCTGTTGGAGCTCGCCGACAAGCACGGAGTGCACCTGCCGGAGGCACTGAGTTCCGGCACTCCGCCGAAGCTCAGGGCAACTGACGAACGCGGCTGGTTCCGCTTCCAGCGGCTCTACGACATGGCGCGCTCGGTGCTGCGCGACGAGGACGACATACGGCGACTGGTGCACGAGGCCGCCGAGGACGAACGGGCCGACGGCAGCGGCTGGCTGGAGATCCAGGTCGACCCGACCTCCTACGCGCCCAGGCTGGGCGGCCTGATCCCGGCCATCGAACTGATCCTCGGGGCGGTGCAGGACGCCTCGCGGGCCACCGGGGTCGGCATCAGGATCCTGATCGCCGCCAACCGGATGAAGCACCCGCTGGACGCCCGTACGCTCGCCCGGCTGGCGATCCGCTACGCCGACCGCGGCGTGGTCGGTTTCGGCCTGTCCAATGACGAACGACGGGGAATGGCAAGGGACTTCGACCGGGCCTTCGCCATCGCCAGGGAGGGCGGGCTGCTGGCCGCGCCGCACGGCGGCGAGCTGGCCGGCCCCTCCAGCGTCCGGGACTGCCTGGACGATCTGGGCGCGGGGCGGATCGGCCACGGGGTGCGCGCGGCCGAGGACCCGCGGTTGATGCAGCGGCTGGCGGACCGTCAGATCACCTGTGAAGTGTGCCCGGCGTCGAACGTGGCGCTGGGCGTGTACGAGAAGCCGGAGGACGTACCGCTGCGCACCCTGTTCGAGGCTGGGGTGCCCATGGCCCTGGGCGCGGACGACCCGCTGCTGTTCGGCTCGCGCCTGGCCGAGCAGTACGAGTCGGCACGGACCGTGCACGGCTTCAGCGACGCCGAACTGGCCGAGCTGGCCCGGCAGTCGGTGCGTGGTTCGCGGGCCCCGGACACGGCGAAGAAGGAGTTGCTGGCCGGTGTGGACAGCTGGCTGGTGAGCTGA
- a CDS encoding UDP-N-acetylmuramate dehydrogenase, translated as MQELQDAPLAPLTTIRLGGPARRLVTATTDAEVVETVRRADRSGEPLLVIGGGSNLVIGDKGFEGTVLHIATRGRAVDGTALEAAAGEIWTDLVDETVLRHGLAGIEFLAGIPGSVGATPVQNVGAYGQEVADTITEVVAFDRSADSVVTLAGTDCAFSYRHSRFKAEPERYVVLRVRFALADAGGLSTPVRYAEAARTLGVEPGERVELTAAREAVLKLRSGKGMVLDPADHDTWSAGSFFTNPVLGPEEFAAFSARVRDRLGPDAAFPAYPATDGSTKTSAAWLIEKSGFTKGYGSGPARLSGKHTLALTNRGRATTEDLLALAREIRAGVHAAFGVTLVNEPVLVGAEL; from the coding sequence GTGCAGGAACTCCAGGACGCCCCCCTCGCCCCGCTGACCACCATCCGCCTCGGCGGACCGGCCCGAAGGCTGGTGACCGCCACCACCGACGCCGAGGTGGTCGAGACCGTCCGGCGCGCGGACCGGTCCGGTGAACCGCTGCTGGTCATCGGCGGCGGGAGCAATCTGGTGATCGGCGACAAGGGCTTCGAGGGAACCGTGCTCCACATCGCGACCCGCGGTCGCGCTGTGGACGGAACCGCCCTGGAGGCCGCGGCCGGCGAGATCTGGACCGATCTGGTCGACGAGACGGTGCTCCGCCACGGCCTGGCCGGCATCGAGTTCCTGGCCGGCATCCCCGGCTCGGTCGGCGCCACGCCGGTCCAGAACGTCGGCGCCTACGGCCAGGAGGTCGCGGACACCATCACCGAGGTGGTCGCCTTCGACCGCAGCGCGGACAGCGTGGTCACCCTGGCCGGGACGGACTGCGCGTTCTCCTACCGGCACAGCCGCTTCAAGGCGGAGCCGGAACGCTATGTGGTGCTCCGGGTGCGTTTCGCCCTGGCGGACGCCGGTGGTCTCTCCACCCCGGTCCGCTACGCCGAGGCGGCCCGCACCCTCGGCGTCGAGCCGGGGGAGCGGGTGGAGCTCACCGCGGCGCGCGAGGCCGTCCTGAAACTGCGCTCCGGCAAGGGCATGGTCCTCGACCCGGCCGACCACGACACCTGGTCGGCCGGATCCTTCTTCACCAATCCGGTCCTCGGCCCGGAAGAGTTCGCCGCCTTCTCCGCCCGGGTCCGGGACCGCCTCGGCCCGGACGCCGCCTTCCCCGCGTATCCGGCGACGGACGGCAGCACCAAGACCTCGGCCGCCTGGCTGATCGAGAAGTCGGGCTTCACCAAGGGGTACGGCTCCGGCCCCGCCCGGCTCTCCGGCAAACACACCCTGGCCCTGACCAACCGCGGCCGGGCCACCACCGAGGACCTCCTCGCCCTCGCCCGCGAGATCCGCGCCGGGGTCCACGCCGCCTTCGGCGTCACCCTGGTCAACGAGCCGGTTCTGGTCGGCGCGGAGTTGTAG
- a CDS encoding DHA2 family efflux MFS transporter permease subunit: MRKGNPAVWAFVITSTAGFMAALDNLVVTTALPSIRTHLGGGITDLEWTVNAYTLTFAVLLMLGAGLGDRFGRRRLFTIGLGLFTLSSMAAALAPGIGELIAARAAQGVGAALLTPVSLTLLTSAVPPARRGLAFGAWGAVNGMAVAMGPLIGGTVVEHLSWQWIFALNVPIGLALLPLARLRLTESRGPNSRLDIPGTALASAALFGIVFALIRGNSDGWTSSTVLAALVSGVLLLIGFVAWELRTDTPLLPMRLFRNRAFAAVNGASLLMSVGMFGSIFLLSQWLQTAQGYTPMEAGVRMLPWTAMPMVVAPLAGMLADRIGGRIIIAAGLALQAAGLLWFALIVAAHVDYSAQIPALVLSGVGMALFFAPVTTVLMGSVKPEEQGVASGANNAFREIGGALGVAVLTSVFTASGDFSSAQRYADGLAPALWVGAAAIAAATVAALIVPRWRRNATPVPDAAQSAPALTPVV; encoded by the coding sequence ATGCGCAAGGGAAACCCCGCAGTCTGGGCCTTCGTGATCACCAGCACCGCCGGCTTCATGGCCGCGCTGGACAACCTGGTCGTCACCACCGCCCTGCCCTCCATCCGGACCCACCTCGGCGGCGGCATCACCGACCTCGAGTGGACCGTCAACGCCTACACCCTCACCTTCGCGGTGCTGCTGATGCTCGGCGCCGGGTTGGGCGACCGCTTCGGCCGCCGTCGCCTCTTCACCATCGGCCTCGGCCTGTTCACCCTCTCCTCCATGGCCGCGGCACTGGCGCCGGGCATCGGCGAACTCATCGCCGCCCGGGCCGCCCAGGGCGTGGGAGCCGCGTTGCTCACCCCGGTCAGCCTGACCCTGCTCACCTCGGCCGTGCCCCCGGCCAGGCGCGGCCTGGCCTTCGGGGCCTGGGGCGCGGTGAACGGCATGGCCGTCGCGATGGGCCCGCTGATCGGCGGCACCGTGGTGGAACACCTCTCCTGGCAGTGGATCTTCGCCCTGAACGTCCCGATCGGCCTGGCCCTGCTGCCGCTGGCCCGACTGCGGCTGACCGAGAGCCGCGGCCCCAACAGCCGCCTCGACATCCCGGGCACCGCCCTGGCCAGCGCCGCGCTCTTCGGCATCGTCTTCGCCCTGATCCGCGGCAACTCCGACGGCTGGACCAGCTCCACCGTCCTTGCCGCCCTGGTCTCCGGCGTCCTGCTGCTGATCGGGTTCGTGGCCTGGGAGCTGCGCACCGACACCCCGCTGCTGCCGATGCGGCTGTTCCGCAACCGCGCCTTCGCCGCCGTGAACGGCGCCTCGCTGCTGATGTCCGTGGGTATGTTCGGCTCGATCTTCCTCCTCAGCCAGTGGCTGCAGACCGCCCAGGGCTACACCCCGATGGAGGCCGGCGTACGGATGCTCCCCTGGACCGCGATGCCCATGGTCGTCGCACCGCTCGCCGGGATGCTGGCCGACCGGATCGGCGGACGCATCATCATCGCCGCCGGGCTCGCCCTGCAGGCCGCCGGGCTGCTCTGGTTCGCCCTGATCGTCGCCGCCCATGTCGACTACAGCGCGCAGATCCCCGCGCTGGTCCTCTCCGGGGTCGGGATGGCGCTCTTCTTCGCCCCGGTCACCACCGTGCTCATGGGCTCGGTGAAGCCGGAGGAGCAGGGTGTCGCCTCGGGGGCGAACAACGCCTTCCGGGAGATCGGCGGTGCCCTCGGTGTGGCCGTGCTCACTTCGGTCTTCACCGCCAGCGGGGACTTCAGCAGCGCCCAGCGCTACGCCGACGGGCTGGCCCCGGCGCTCTGGGTCGGCGCCGCCGCCATCGCCGCGGCGACGGTCGCCGCGCTGATCGTCCCGCGGTGGCGCCGGAACGCCACCCCGGTGCCCGACGCGGCGCAGAGCGCCCCCGCGCTCACCCCGGTCGTCTGA
- the rplA gene encoding 50S ribosomal protein L1, whose product MKRSKALNAAAEKIDRERLYAPLEAIRLAKETSTSKFDGTVEVAMRLGVDPRKADQMVRSTVNLPHGTGKTARVLVFATGDRAEAARAAGADIVGADELIDEVAKGRLDFDAVVSTPDLMGKVGRLGRVLGPRGLMPNPKTGTVTPDVAKAVTEIKGGKIEFRVDKHSNLHLIIGKVSFDTEKLVENYAAALDEVLRAKPSASKGRYIRKVAISTTIGPGIPVDPSRTRNLLVEEDPASV is encoded by the coding sequence GTGAAGCGCAGCAAGGCTCTGAACGCCGCGGCGGAGAAGATCGACCGCGAGCGTCTGTACGCCCCCCTCGAGGCGATTCGCCTCGCCAAGGAGACCTCCACCTCCAAGTTCGACGGCACCGTCGAGGTCGCCATGCGTCTGGGTGTCGACCCGCGCAAGGCCGACCAGATGGTCCGCAGCACCGTCAACCTCCCGCACGGCACCGGCAAGACCGCCCGGGTCCTGGTCTTCGCGACCGGTGACCGCGCCGAGGCCGCGCGTGCTGCGGGCGCCGACATCGTCGGCGCCGACGAGCTGATCGACGAGGTCGCCAAGGGCCGCCTGGACTTCGACGCCGTCGTGTCCACCCCGGACCTCATGGGCAAGGTCGGTCGTCTGGGCCGCGTGCTCGGCCCCCGCGGCCTGATGCCGAACCCGAAGACCGGCACCGTGACCCCGGACGTGGCCAAGGCCGTGACCGAGATCAAGGGCGGCAAGATCGAGTTCCGCGTCGACAAGCACTCGAACCTGCACCTGATCATCGGCAAGGTGTCCTTCGACACCGAGAAGCTGGTCGAGAACTACGCCGCCGCCCTGGACGAGGTGCTCCGCGCCAAGCCGTCCGCCTCCAAGGGCCGGTACATCCGCAAGGTCGCGATCAGCACCACGATCGGCCCCGGCATCCCGGTCGACCCGAGCCGCACCCGCAACCTCCTCGTCGAGGAGGACCCGGCGTCGGTCTGA